In Streptomyces violaceusniger Tu 4113, one DNA window encodes the following:
- a CDS encoding DUF881 domain-containing protein: MPKAVLPEALPPQAQGRPVKAGDTPTPPAEGTRPPGGPGSGPGERVGPAPGPGAGQGGPGAGQRPEEAQTGRQRLLKGVWPPRLTRAQLIVALLLFGLGLGLAIQVRSTNENSVLRGARQEDLVRILDELDSRTQRLQDEKRRLENQRTELENSSDQAEEARKQTLQKEQQLGVLAGTVAAQGPGITITIDDSRGSVESDMLLDTVQELRAAGAEAIQIGKVRVVAGTYFADSGGAIQIDGQKVTQPYVVKVIGKPEDLEPALNIPGGVVQSLEKEQATVSVRREKKIVVDALRSAKRPDYARSSSR; this comes from the coding sequence CTGCCCAAGGCGGTTCTGCCCGAGGCCCTGCCGCCGCAGGCCCAGGGCCGGCCCGTCAAGGCGGGCGACACGCCCACGCCGCCCGCCGAGGGCACCAGGCCCCCCGGTGGGCCCGGAAGTGGCCCCGGAGAGCGTGTGGGGCCCGCCCCCGGCCCCGGAGCCGGGCAAGGCGGCCCTGGGGCTGGGCAGAGGCCGGAAGAGGCCCAGACCGGCCGCCAGCGGCTGCTGAAGGGCGTATGGCCGCCGCGGCTGACCCGTGCGCAGCTCATCGTCGCCCTGCTGCTCTTCGGCCTCGGCCTGGGCCTCGCCATCCAGGTGCGCTCGACCAACGAGAACAGCGTGCTGCGCGGCGCCCGGCAGGAGGACCTGGTCCGGATCCTCGACGAGCTGGACTCCCGCACCCAGCGGCTCCAGGACGAGAAGCGCAGACTGGAGAACCAGCGCACCGAGCTGGAGAACAGCTCCGACCAGGCCGAGGAGGCCCGCAAGCAGACGCTCCAGAAGGAGCAGCAGCTGGGCGTGCTCGCGGGTACGGTGGCAGCACAGGGTCCCGGCATCACGATCACGATCGACGACTCCCGGGGCTCCGTGGAGTCGGACATGCTGCTCGACACGGTGCAGGAGCTGCGCGCGGCGGGCGCCGAGGCGATCCAGATCGGCAAGGTGCGGGTGGTCGCCGGCACCTACTTCGCGGACAGCGGTGGCGCGATCCAGATCGATGGACAGAAAGTGACGCAACCGTATGTTGTGAAGGTGATCGGCAAGCCGGAGGATCTGGAGCCGGCGCTGAACATTCCCGGCGGGGTGGTGCAGAGCCTGGAGAAGGAGCAGGCCACTGTGTCCGTGCGGCGGGAGAAGAAGATCGTTGTGGATGCCTTGCGATCGGCGAAGCGGCCTGACTACGCTCGGTCGTCATCACGGTGA
- a CDS encoding CDP-alcohol phosphatidyltransferase family protein, with protein MEVQETRVQTDRVLTIPNILSAARLVGVPLFLWLILRPEFGGPNSDGWALLVLAFSGVSDYLDGKLARRWNQISSLGRLLDPAADRLYILSTLVGLTWREILPLWLTAVLLARELVLLVMVGILRRHGYPPPQVNFLGKAATFNLMYAFPLLLLSEGSGWLHTTAAIFGWAFAGWGTTLYWWAGVLYVVQVRRLVRADTAAD; from the coding sequence GTGGAGGTACAGGAGACACGAGTTCAGACGGACCGTGTGCTCACCATCCCGAACATCCTCAGCGCTGCGCGCCTCGTCGGCGTGCCGCTTTTCCTGTGGTTGATCCTCCGGCCCGAGTTCGGCGGGCCCAACAGCGACGGCTGGGCACTGCTGGTGCTGGCGTTCAGCGGTGTCAGCGACTATCTCGACGGGAAGCTGGCCCGCCGCTGGAACCAGATCAGCAGCCTCGGCCGGCTTCTCGACCCGGCCGCCGACCGGCTCTACATACTGTCGACGCTTGTCGGTCTCACCTGGCGCGAGATCCTGCCCCTCTGGCTGACCGCGGTCCTTCTCGCACGAGAGCTGGTCCTGCTGGTGATGGTGGGCATCCTCAGGCGCCACGGCTATCCGCCGCCCCAGGTGAACTTCCTCGGCAAGGCGGCGACCTTCAACCTGATGTATGCCTTCCCCTTGCTCCTTCTGAGTGAGGGAAGTGGCTGGCTTCACACGACCGCCGCAATTTTCGGATGGGCGTTCGCCGGATGGGGTACAACACTCTATTGGTGGGCAGGAGTCCTCTACGTGGTTCAGGTCCGCCGACTTGTCAGGGCGGACACCGCGGCCGACTGA
- a CDS encoding DUF881 domain-containing protein has product MSQPPPVRSTASPRPRPRLDASMSLLTNVMDHSLDDGYAEAAARRGETGRSGLPRTMRAKLGLALGLVLVAVVITVGAAEARISAPTLAKERGELIDRIETGNSNADELAKSVDKLRGEVGEKQRQALEKHGGAKADLVALLSGANEVTGRGVKLVVDDAKGAAGGGGGPRESADFSDTGRVRDHDMQRVVNGLWESGAEAISINGQRLTALSAIRAAGDAILVDNKPLAPPYTVLAVGDGQRLSTAFQNSADGQYLHVLQQNYDIRTSISAQDSLRLPAAPSLIVRTAEPIAGGSGKGDADTGKGTS; this is encoded by the coding sequence ATGTCGCAGCCGCCCCCCGTTCGGAGCACAGCATCGCCGCGCCCTCGCCCGCGCCTCGACGCGTCCATGTCGCTGCTGACCAATGTGATGGACCACAGCCTCGACGACGGTTACGCCGAGGCCGCAGCGCGGCGCGGTGAGACCGGTCGCTCGGGCCTGCCGCGCACCATGCGGGCCAAACTGGGGCTGGCTCTCGGTCTTGTCCTGGTCGCGGTGGTCATCACCGTCGGCGCCGCCGAGGCGCGGATATCGGCGCCCACGCTGGCCAAGGAGCGGGGAGAACTGATCGACCGTATCGAGACGGGGAACTCGAACGCGGACGAGCTCGCCAAGAGCGTGGACAAGCTCCGTGGCGAAGTCGGGGAGAAGCAGCGGCAGGCACTGGAGAAGCACGGCGGAGCCAAGGCCGATCTGGTGGCGCTGCTCTCGGGGGCCAACGAGGTGACGGGCCGCGGGGTGAAGCTGGTGGTCGACGACGCCAAGGGCGCGGCCGGCGGCGGCGGGGGACCACGGGAGAGCGCCGACTTCTCCGATACCGGCCGGGTGCGCGACCACGACATGCAGCGCGTCGTCAACGGCCTGTGGGAGTCGGGCGCGGAGGCCATCTCGATCAACGGACAGCGGCTGACGGCGCTCTCGGCGATCAGGGCGGCGGGAGACGCCATACTGGTCGACAACAAGCCGCTGGCGCCGCCGTATACGGTGCTCGCGGTGGGGGACGGGCAGCGGCTGAGCACCGCCTTCCAGAACAGCGCGGACGGCCAGTATCTGCATGTGCTGCAGCAGAACTATGACATCCGCACGAGCATTTCCGCCCAGGACTCGCTGCGGCTTCCGGCCGCGCCGAGCCTGATCGTACGCACCGCGGAACCGATAGCCGGTGGCTCCGGCAAGGGTGACGCCGACACAGGGAAGGGCACATCGTGA
- a CDS encoding small basic family protein codes for MIAVLGLIVGVVVGLVVRPVVPTVVEPYLPIAVVAALDAVFGGFRAMLDGIFDDKVFVVSFLSNVVVAALIVFLGDKLGVGAQLSTGVVVVLGIRIFSNAAAIRRHVFRA; via the coding sequence GTGATCGCCGTATTGGGGCTCATCGTGGGAGTCGTGGTCGGGCTTGTGGTCCGACCCGTGGTGCCGACGGTGGTCGAGCCCTATCTGCCGATCGCCGTCGTGGCAGCACTCGACGCGGTCTTCGGGGGCTTCCGGGCGATGCTGGACGGGATCTTCGACGACAAGGTCTTCGTCGTATCGTTCCTGTCCAATGTGGTGGTGGCCGCACTGATCGTCTTCCTCGGTGACAAGCTGGGCGTCGGTGCCCAGCTGTCGACGGGAGTCGTGGTCGTGCTCGGTATCCGGATCTTCTCCAACGCGGCCGCGATCCGCCGCCATGTCTTCCGGGCGTGA
- a CDS encoding mannose-1-phosphate guanyltransferase produces the protein MKAVVMAGGEGTRLRPMTSTMPKPLLPVANRPIMEHVLRLLKRHGLSETVVTVQFLASLVKNYFGDGEELGMELTYANEEKPLGTAGSVKNAEEALKDDTFLVISGDALTDFDLTDLINFHKENKALVTVCLTRVPNPLEFGITIVDEAGKVERFLEKPTWGQVFSDTVNTGIYVMEPEVFDYVEPDVPVDWSGDVFPQLMKEGKPIFGYVAEGYWEDVGTHESYVKAQADVLEGKVDVELDGFEISPGVWVAEGADVDPEAVLRGPLYIGDYAKVEAGTEIREHTVVGSNVVVKSGAFLHKAVVHDNVYVGQQSNLRGCVIGKNTDIMRAARIEDGAVIGDECLIGEESIVQGNVRVYPFKTIEAGAFVNTSVIWESRGQAHLFGARGVSGILNVEITPELAVRLAGAYATTLKKGSTVTTARDHSRGARALKRAMISALQTSAIDVRDLENVPLPVARQQTARGSAGGFMIRTSPGVPDSVDIMFFDERGADLSAAGQRKLDRVYARQEYRRAFPGEIGDLSFPSSVFDSYTGSLLRAVDISGIAEAGLKVVVDAANGSAGLVLPSLLGRLGVDALTINPGLNEARPTETADARRSGLARLGEIVASARAAFGVRFDPVGERFSLVDERGRIVEDDRTLLVMLDLVAAERRSGRVALPVTTTRIAEQVAAYHGTQVEWTTTAADDLTRVARSETTIFGGDGRGGFIIPEFSSVFDGTAAFVRLIGLVARTQLTLSQIDARIPRAHVQRRDLATPWAVKGLVMRHVVEAAGDRSVDTTDGVRVVEADGRWVMVLPDPAEAVTHLWAEGPDDASAQALLDEWSSVVDSAGR, from the coding sequence ATGAAGGCCGTCGTGATGGCAGGGGGCGAGGGAACTCGTCTGCGCCCGATGACCTCGACCATGCCCAAACCGCTGCTGCCCGTGGCCAACCGGCCGATCATGGAGCATGTGCTGCGGCTGCTCAAGCGGCATGGGCTCAGCGAGACCGTGGTGACAGTCCAGTTCCTCGCATCCCTGGTCAAGAACTACTTCGGTGACGGCGAGGAGCTCGGTATGGAGCTCACGTACGCGAATGAGGAGAAGCCACTCGGCACCGCCGGCAGCGTCAAGAACGCGGAGGAAGCGCTCAAGGACGACACCTTCCTTGTGATCTCGGGTGATGCCCTGACGGATTTCGACCTTACGGATCTGATCAATTTCCATAAGGAAAACAAAGCCCTTGTCACCGTCTGCCTGACGCGCGTCCCCAATCCCCTCGAGTTCGGCATCACCATCGTCGACGAGGCCGGAAAGGTCGAGCGCTTCCTGGAGAAGCCCACCTGGGGCCAGGTCTTCTCCGACACCGTCAACACCGGCATCTATGTCATGGAGCCGGAGGTCTTCGACTATGTCGAGCCCGATGTTCCGGTGGACTGGTCCGGAGATGTCTTCCCCCAGTTGATGAAGGAAGGCAAGCCCATCTTCGGGTATGTCGCCGAGGGCTATTGGGAGGACGTGGGCACCCATGAGAGCTATGTGAAGGCCCAGGCCGACGTTCTCGAGGGCAAGGTCGACGTCGAACTCGACGGATTCGAGATCTCACCCGGCGTATGGGTCGCCGAAGGAGCGGATGTGGATCCGGAGGCCGTGCTCCGCGGTCCGCTCTATATCGGCGACTACGCCAAGGTGGAGGCCGGTACCGAGATCCGTGAGCACACCGTCGTCGGCTCCAATGTCGTGGTGAAGAGCGGCGCCTTTCTTCACAAGGCGGTGGTGCACGACAACGTGTATGTCGGCCAGCAGAGCAATCTGCGCGGCTGTGTCATCGGCAAGAACACCGACATCATGCGCGCCGCCCGTATCGAGGACGGGGCCGTCATCGGCGATGAGTGCCTGATCGGCGAGGAGTCGATCGTCCAGGGCAATGTCCGGGTCTATCCGTTCAAGACCATCGAGGCGGGCGCGTTCGTCAACACCTCGGTGATCTGGGAGTCCCGAGGGCAGGCCCATCTGTTCGGCGCCCGCGGCGTCTCCGGCATCCTCAATGTGGAGATCACCCCGGAGCTCGCCGTGCGGCTCGCCGGAGCGTATGCGACGACCCTCAAGAAGGGCTCCACGGTCACCACGGCGCGTGACCACTCCAGGGGCGCGCGGGCGCTCAAACGGGCGATGATCTCCGCCCTGCAGACCAGCGCCATCGACGTACGGGACCTGGAGAACGTACCGCTGCCGGTGGCCCGGCAGCAGACCGCGCGTGGCAGTGCAGGCGGCTTCATGATCCGGACCTCGCCCGGGGTGCCGGACTCGGTGGACATCATGTTCTTCGACGAGCGGGGCGCCGATCTGTCCGCGGCCGGTCAGCGGAAGCTGGACCGGGTGTACGCCCGCCAGGAGTACCGCCGGGCCTTCCCGGGCGAGATCGGTGACCTCAGCTTCCCGTCGAGCGTCTTCGACTCGTACACGGGCTCGCTGCTGCGCGCCGTGGACATCAGCGGCATCGCCGAAGCCGGTCTCAAGGTCGTCGTGGACGCCGCCAACGGAAGCGCCGGGCTGGTGCTCCCGAGCCTGCTGGGACGGCTCGGGGTGGACGCGCTGACCATCAACCCCGGCCTGAACGAGGCGCGTCCGACGGAGACCGCCGACGCCCGCCGGTCGGGGCTGGCGCGGCTCGGCGAGATCGTGGCCTCGGCGCGTGCCGCGTTCGGAGTGCGGTTCGACCCGGTCGGTGAGCGGTTCTCACTCGTCGACGAGCGGGGCCGCATCGTCGAGGACGACCGGACGCTGCTGGTGATGCTGGACCTGGTGGCCGCGGAGCGGCGCAGCGGGCGGGTGGCGCTTCCGGTGACCACGACCCGTATCGCCGAGCAGGTGGCGGCGTATCACGGCACGCAGGTGGAGTGGACGACCACCGCGGCGGACGATCTGACCCGGGTCGCCCGGTCGGAGACCACCATCTTCGGCGGTGACGGGCGCGGCGGATTCATCATCCCCGAGTTCAGCAGCGTCTTCGACGGTACGGCCGCCTTCGTCCGGCTGATCGGGCTGGTGGCGCGCACTCAGTTGACGCTGAGTCAGATCGATGCGCGGATCCCGCGGGCGCATGTCCAGCGGCGCGATCTGGCCACCCCCTGGGCGGTCAAGGGCCTGGTCATGCGGCATGTGGTGGAGGCCGCGGGCGACCGCAGCGTGGACACCACCGACGGGGTGCGGGTCGTGGAGGCCGACGGGCGGTGGGTCATGGTGCTGCCCGACCCGGCCGAGGCGGTCACCCATCTGTGGGCGGAGGGCCCGGACGACGCGTCCGCGCAGGCCCTGCTGGACGAGTGGTCGAGCGTCGTGGACAGCGCGGGGCGCTGA
- a CDS encoding PTS sugar transporter subunit IIA — protein MTSVTSPVTGRVIGLEAVPDPVFSGAMVGPGTAIDPVLEPVVAVAPVDGIVVSLHPHAFVVVDGEGHGVLTHLGIDTVQLNGEGFEVLINKGDTVKRGDAIVRWDPATAVAAGKSPICPIVALEATADALSDIKEDVDVKPGDTLFNW, from the coding sequence ATGACCAGCGTGACCTCACCGGTCACCGGCCGCGTGATCGGACTCGAAGCGGTTCCCGATCCGGTGTTCTCCGGCGCCATGGTCGGTCCGGGCACGGCGATCGACCCGGTACTCGAGCCCGTTGTGGCCGTGGCTCCGGTCGACGGCATCGTCGTCTCTCTGCACCCGCACGCGTTCGTCGTCGTGGACGGGGAGGGGCACGGTGTCCTCACCCACCTCGGCATCGACACCGTGCAATTGAACGGTGAGGGCTTCGAGGTGCTCATCAACAAGGGGGACACCGTCAAGCGGGGCGACGCGATCGTGCGCTGGGATCCGGCCACCGCCGTGGCCGCGGGCAAATCGCCGATCTGTCCGATCGTGGCGCTCGAGGCCACGGCCGATGCCCTGTCCGACATCAAGGAAGACGTCGACGTGAAGCCGGGCGACACGCTCTTCAACTGGTGA
- a CDS encoding FHA domain-containing protein — MHRGFVLPHGRVCFSQGESPVKLFGKLFGKSARQDGGSSTARHRASRAAEESGGGTEERPLFRDQVGAQGASVDPSATGPIGFQEPSAAHSGGGFGLPVCQRCGHRNAEASRFCSNCGAPLRGGAPSERASETTSTISISGLEAYDSEVTGQTPLPSLSPEAQAAVEALPMGSALLVVRRGPNSGSRFLLDSDVTTAGRHPQSDIFLDDVTVSRRHVEFRRGQDGSFTVSDVGSLNGTYLNREQIDAPVVLTSGDEVQIGKYRLVFYPSQRGVGI; from the coding sequence GTGCATCGAGGGTTTGTCCTGCCCCACGGGCGGGTCTGTTTCAGTCAAGGGGAATCGCCCGTGAAGTTGTTCGGGAAGTTGTTCGGCAAGAGTGCCCGCCAGGATGGCGGCAGCAGCACCGCTCGCCACCGCGCCTCGCGTGCCGCGGAGGAGAGCGGAGGGGGGACCGAGGAGCGCCCGCTGTTCCGGGACCAGGTCGGCGCGCAGGGCGCGTCTGTCGACCCCTCCGCGACCGGCCCCATAGGTTTCCAGGAGCCATCGGCCGCTCACAGTGGTGGAGGGTTCGGCTTGCCTGTCTGTCAGCGGTGCGGCCACCGGAACGCGGAGGCCAGCCGGTTCTGTTCCAATTGCGGCGCCCCGCTGCGGGGCGGCGCGCCCTCCGAGCGTGCCTCGGAGACCACCTCCACCATTTCGATCTCGGGTCTCGAGGCGTACGACTCCGAGGTGACCGGGCAGACGCCGCTGCCGTCGCTCAGCCCGGAGGCGCAAGCCGCCGTCGAGGCGCTGCCGATGGGATCGGCGCTGCTGGTGGTCCGCCGCGGGCCGAACTCGGGCAGCCGCTTCCTGCTGGACAGTGATGTCACCACGGCGGGCCGTCACCCGCAGAGCGACATCTTCCTGGACGATGTGACGGTCTCCCGCCGCCATGTGGAGTTCCGGCGCGGCCAGGACGGCAGCTTCACCGTCTCGGACGTCGGCAGCCTCAACGGGACGTATCTCAATCGGGAGCAGATCGACGCGCCGGTGGTGCTGACCAGTGGCGACGAGGTGCAGATCGGTAAGTACCGGCTGGTCTTCTACCCGAGCCAGCGGGGCGTCGGCATCTGA